TACTCCAAACGCGCTTTGCGAACTTCTAAAATGGATTCGGGTTTAGCGATTAATCCAAAAATTTTCTCTTTAGGAATATTAAATAATTCTTCAGGTAAGGCTACTTCAGGCATCAAAGGTAAATTTGCTACTTTGTAAGACTTTACGGCTAAATACATGCTTAAAGGCGTTTTCGCCGAACGTGAAATCCCTAAAATTAAGATATCAGCTTTTTCAAAACCCTTAGGATCTTTACCGTCATCATATTTTTCGGCAAATTCAATCGCAGCCACACTCGCCAATTTTTGCTCTGGCATAGTGTAACGCGCACCAGGCTCTTCTCTAGATTCAATCCCCGTTTGGCTCGTAATCAATTGTGTCAAAGGCGACATTAAATCAACAAACCCTAAGCCTGTTCGTTTAGCAAAAGATTGAGCGGATGCTAATAGCTCATGGTTTACCAAGGTTGCTACGACAATCGCCTTATTGTTTAGTGCGCCTCTTAAGGCAAACTTCAAATCATCTTCATTCGTCACAAAAGCAAAACGTCTTACTTCCAGTTCAATACTCTGATAAAACTGTGACTCAACCGCCGAGACAATTGTTTGGGCTGATTCCCCCACCGAATCAGAAATAATATAAACCAACACTTTTTTCATCACACTCACTCCTTACTTATTCATCTTAGCAACCATTATACCCAATCGCCTCTCATTTGACCTTAAACTTGCTTACCTAATTACCTAGTTTATAATGTAAAAAACATCGCCATTGTCGCGACTGTATTTCCTACAAAATGGATAAACATGGAGCAACGCAAATCTTTTGTATACATATAAGTCGCACCTAACACCCAACCGGAGCTAGCGTAAATTAATAAAGCAGGTGTTAAAGCCGCTTCATGCATCAGACCAAAAACTAGTCCTGACACAGCCACCACTAACCAATTACACCAGCGCTTCTTATGGTTAAAGAAATAATTAAAGAAGAACCCTCTGAATAAAAATTCTTCCGTAATCGGTGCAAATACACACGTCATCAACGAAATCGTTAGCGGAATCGCTTTGAAACTCGTTTCAATTAATACTTGGTTTTCTGGTGATTCCATTGGTAAGAAACCTTGAAAAATTATATCCGTCGAAAAATAAACAACCAACATAATGGCGGTAAAAATTATTTTTTTCTTTTGACTCATAACTGACTGATTAAAGCTATTTGGATTACACTTTTCTAATTGTTTACGATAACGAATCACAAAAAACAGCGACACTAAAATCGTGGTCACCACCATGGCCTGAAATGCCTGAAAGTCACTCATCACTGCAGGGAAATTTTCATCTCCTTCAGCTAATAATAATGGAAATTCGGCGATTGCCATCACAATAAAAAACAGAATCAAAAAGAAACTACTCTTAATATAATGCCATATTCCTCCAAAAAACTTAGTCATCTAATTACTCCCTTCGTTCATACACTTTTTTAACTTCCAAATCACGTTAATCCCAAGTATAAAGACACCTCGATTCTTTATCAACTAATAATTATCAAAAAACGGGATTAATTGAAAAATAAAAAAATCACCAAAAACTCTAGCCAAAGAGTTCTTGGTGATGAAATTCTTGCTTATTCTCCTTCTGGTGTCACAACTTCTTCTTCATCAGTTTCCGTTGCCACACGTGGCTCG
This is a stretch of genomic DNA from Vagococcus zengguangii. It encodes these proteins:
- a CDS encoding pyruvate, water dikinase regulatory protein is translated as MKKVLVYIISDSVGESAQTIVSAVESQFYQSIELEVRRFAFVTNEDDLKFALRGALNNKAIVVATLVNHELLASAQSFAKRTGLGFVDLMSPLTQLITSQTGIESREEPGARYTMPEQKLASVAAIEFAEKYDDGKDPKGFEKADILILGISRSAKTPLSMYLAVKSYKVANLPLMPEVALPEELFNIPKEKIFGLIAKPESILEVRKARLEYLGLNEDSSYASMERIEAELRYAYEVYETVGAQLISSDKRSIEEVAAEIEEKIKGRS
- a CDS encoding CPBP family intramembrane glutamic endopeptidase gives rise to the protein MTKFFGGIWHYIKSSFFLILFFIVMAIAEFPLLLAEGDENFPAVMSDFQAFQAMVVTTILVSLFFVIRYRKQLEKCNPNSFNQSVMSQKKKIIFTAIMLVVYFSTDIIFQGFLPMESPENQVLIETSFKAIPLTISLMTCVFAPITEEFLFRGFFFNYFFNHKKRWCNWLVVAVSGLVFGLMHEAALTPALLIYASSGWVLGATYMYTKDLRCSMFIHFVGNTVATMAMFFTL